Part of the Arvicanthis niloticus isolate mArvNil1 chromosome 3, mArvNil1.pat.X, whole genome shotgun sequence genome is shown below.
AAAGATTTTCTGAATCACACTCTCCTGACCCTTCTTTGTCAGAGGATATGATGTTTTCCTctggattccccccccccacacacacacacactgacagcaCCTCTTTCCGTATAGACGGGAATTAAGTCTGTAGCTTACTTGACTAATGTAGAGACCAAGCTATCGGCAGTGTTCCTCAGATGTGGGATACAATGGACTGAACAAACAGTAAGAGAGTCAGAGCTTAGTAATTTGATTTACCCCCAGcaaacatggcagcaagcagtATTTGAGAACCCAAGCTTAGCAATATGGGATGGTAGTGTGGACCGCAAGCCAAGGGACTTTTTGAGGCTTTTGAGAGGGTGAAGGCTCGTCCTTCCCTTTGTGTCTCTTCCAGAATCCACGGGATAAACTGAGCCACAGACACAAACATGCCAGGCCTTCCCCTGGATCCTGAAGTTACGCCCCAGCTGAAGACACCCACTTGAAAAAGCCTTCGAGTCTCCCAATTAGCACAGACCATGGGTGCCCCGCTGTCTCCCTGGGAATGAGAAAAACAAGAAGCATTAAATGTGAAAGGCCAGCGGGGCCAACAGCGAGAGGATATAAAAGGGTGGTGGCTAGTGGTATGAGCAAGGGCCCCCCTCCTGGACTCCTTCTGGGAACCTAAGAAttgtggggtgtggggaggaggggtaTGATGGGAGACTGAGTACCTGGCATTTACCGTTGGTACCCACTTCCTTCCAGGCACAAAGCATGTTCCTGGAGAGCTGAATCACCCTCTTGGCACATGTCTTCCAGCTAATCTGAACCACCCGCAGCTTCTTAAGGTGCATGTTTAAGCCTTTGGCTGAACCTGGCAAAGGAAGGAAACTAGCCTGAGAATGAGCACGCATTGGCTGCTAAGAGTGACCTGCCCACACACACCAGTGTGGAAGTCTGGTGATTCACAGGTCCCCTCATGTGGATGACTTAGTGCAAGACCCTGCTCTGTGTCACCTAGGTACCTTTCAACAGGTAGTCCCTCAACAGCACATCTGCCTAGAAGATGCAGGCTCTCTCCAGAAGCATCCCAGTCCCTAACCCTATAGAGAGATTTCTCTGTGGCACCAGCCTTGCTCTGAAGCTACCCTTTGTCCTTGTGCCGAAGTTTAGAGCAGCTGAAGTATTTTGGCAACAGTGGCCCACATCTTGTCTTTGGCAAGCCAAATGGAAACACTTGGAAGAGAGTGCATCAGGGTGTGCCATCTTGTAGGGGGCAAATAACCACCGTGCTAAAGGAAATCCTGGCTTTCTCTCCATTCTTTCCCTCTCAGGAGGCTTCCATGGGTGACCAGCCTGGTGCTCTGCAGGGAACAGAGCCTAGTCACTGGTACCCACATCTTCGGGAAGCCACCGGGTTGGTTATATCAACAAATGGAGGACCATATGTGAGGCAAACAGATGAGCAAGCCAAGCGATTCTATGGAA
Proteins encoded:
- the Prss51 gene encoding serine protease-like protein 51 isoform X2; the encoded protein is MVNSHGKLELVAVNITVVMGIKTFSDINLERKQVQKIIIHKDYKPPHLDSDLCLLLLATPIQFNKVKMPICLPQRESSWDRCWMSEWSYTHSHGSAKGLNMHLKKLRVVQISWKTCAKRVIQLSRNMLCAWKEVGTNGKCQGDSGAPMVCANWETRRLFQVGVFSWGVTSGSRGRPGMFVSVAQFIPWILEETQREGRAFTLSKASKSPLACGPHYHPILLSLGSQILLAAMFAGGKSNY